One genomic segment of Prosthecobacter fusiformis includes these proteins:
- a CDS encoding aldo/keto reductase yields the protein MIPRISLSPNGPSFSRLVYGTWRFLDDPATANGDDLLTRLHACLDLGISTLDTAEIYGLYRVEEFIGQTLKKEPGLREKFEIVTKSGIYVPCDFHPDRKVAHYNTTAARIVKSAEKSLRLLGTDYIDLLLVHRPDWLTSADETAEGLNRLLKEGKIRSAGVSNYNVHQFDLLNSRMDQPLVTNQVEFSLLHMDPIYDGTADQCQKLGIKPMAWSPLAKGALMDVTQPASSRLHAKAQELSAKYSGATLDQLAYAWILAHPSQPLPIIGTNKLDRLIATARAAEIKLEREDWYGLWEAAQGQSIP from the coding sequence ATGATCCCCCGAATTTCCCTTTCACCGAACGGCCCGTCTTTTTCCCGTCTCGTCTATGGCACTTGGAGATTTTTGGATGATCCCGCGACCGCCAATGGAGATGATCTCCTCACGCGCCTCCATGCCTGCCTCGACCTTGGCATTAGCACTCTGGACACAGCGGAAATTTACGGTCTTTACCGGGTCGAAGAATTCATTGGCCAGACGCTGAAGAAGGAGCCTGGGCTGCGTGAGAAATTCGAGATCGTGACCAAATCGGGCATCTATGTCCCATGCGATTTCCACCCGGACCGGAAAGTGGCACATTACAATACGACTGCTGCGCGCATTGTGAAAAGCGCAGAGAAATCCCTGCGCCTTTTAGGCACCGATTACATTGACCTTTTATTGGTGCATCGTCCTGACTGGCTGACCAGTGCGGACGAAACGGCAGAGGGACTCAATCGCCTCCTCAAGGAAGGTAAAATCCGCAGTGCTGGCGTATCCAATTACAACGTCCACCAGTTTGATCTTCTCAATTCACGCATGGACCAGCCTCTGGTGACGAATCAGGTGGAATTCAGCCTGCTACACATGGATCCGATCTATGACGGTACGGCCGATCAGTGCCAAAAGCTGGGGATCAAGCCGATGGCCTGGTCTCCTCTGGCGAAAGGTGCCTTGATGGACGTGACGCAGCCTGCCAGTTCCCGTCTTCATGCTAAAGCGCAGGAGCTTTCGGCCAAATACAGCGGAGCCACCCTGGACCAACTGGCGTACGCCTGGATCCTGGCGCATCCCTCACAGCCACTGCCCATCATTGGCACCAACAAGCTGGACCGCCTCATCGCCACAGCGCGTGCGGCAGAAATCAAACTCGAGCGTGAAGACTGGTATGGCCTTTGGGAAGCGGCCCAAGGCCAGTCCATCCCGTGA
- a CDS encoding ABC transporter ATP-binding protein, with protein MLSLHDIRFQYPGGAFCLALKTLEVRAGESLVILGPSGGGKTTLLRLMTGLLSPDSGEVICGETRLNRLSPEQRRRFRLEKAGLVFQDFALLDYLTVEENILLPSRFSPLSGTISAYARELADRLEIASHWRRRAAYLSQGERQRVAIARALAHRPQYVFADEPTASLDTGRRGLVMDLLLDYTQETQASLVMVTHDAELMPLFQKQLRVEDLTE; from the coding sequence ATGCTTTCCCTCCACGATATCCGTTTTCAATACCCAGGCGGTGCTTTCTGTCTGGCGTTGAAAACGCTGGAGGTCCGGGCAGGGGAGTCACTCGTTATTTTAGGACCCAGTGGCGGTGGTAAAACCACGCTGCTGCGCCTGATGACGGGGCTTTTATCTCCAGATTCGGGGGAGGTGATCTGCGGGGAGACTCGTTTAAATCGACTTTCGCCCGAACAAAGGAGGCGCTTTCGCTTGGAAAAAGCAGGGCTTGTTTTCCAAGATTTTGCCCTTTTGGACTATCTGACTGTGGAGGAGAATATCCTCCTGCCTTCTCGTTTCAGCCCTTTATCCGGTACCATTTCTGCCTATGCGCGGGAACTGGCGGACCGTCTGGAAATCGCCTCACATTGGCGGAGGCGCGCCGCATACCTTTCCCAAGGCGAGCGGCAACGCGTTGCCATAGCCCGCGCCCTTGCTCATCGTCCTCAGTATGTATTTGCCGATGAACCCACCGCCTCCCTGGATACAGGCCGCCGAGGATTGGTGATGGATTTGTTGTTGGACTATACCCAGGAAACACAGGCGAGCCTGGTGATGGTGACTCATGATGCGGAACTGATGCCGCTTTTCCAAAAACAATTGCGTGTGGAGGACCTGACGGAATGA
- a CDS encoding helix-turn-helix transcriptional regulator: MIFPILRDILHTPVVEIILHLKQSPGMTVKELCAVMKMSYMGVKQHCDALAEKGYLDSWRHPVPHGRPEKIYRLTTRLDPLFPTATTDHLLELLTHAERLFGMTAPEKLLYAFFASKAERYAKKVTVEPELENKALILARLRSTDGCMSVVEMSGAGGLRIVDYHCPYGDLLKHYPLIEEIECEMMERLLGCSVQREVEERSGLRRVIFSLNRPES, translated from the coding sequence ATGATTTTCCCCATTCTGCGCGATATCCTGCACACCCCGGTGGTGGAAATCATTCTGCATTTGAAGCAGTCTCCCGGCATGACGGTCAAGGAGTTGTGCGCCGTTATGAAAATGAGTTACATGGGGGTGAAGCAGCATTGCGATGCCTTGGCGGAGAAAGGATACCTGGATAGCTGGAGACATCCCGTGCCCCATGGTCGGCCAGAGAAGATCTACCGCCTCACCACCCGGCTGGACCCTCTATTTCCCACTGCTACCACAGATCATCTGCTCGAACTTTTGACCCATGCTGAACGCCTTTTTGGCATGACGGCTCCAGAAAAGCTGCTCTATGCTTTCTTTGCATCCAAGGCGGAGCGTTATGCCAAAAAGGTCACCGTTGAGCCCGAGTTGGAGAACAAAGCACTCATCCTGGCCCGGTTACGAAGTACGGACGGCTGCATGTCGGTCGTGGAAATGAGCGGTGCGGGAGGCCTTCGAATTGTGGATTATCACTGTCCATACGGTGATCTTTTGAAGCATTATCCCCTCATCGAAGAAATCGAATGCGAGATGATGGAGCGGCTCCTTGGCTGTTCCGTGCAGCGGGAAGTCGAAGAGCGTTCAGGTCTACGCAGGGTGATATTTTCCCTCAATCGTCCTGAAAGTTAA
- a CDS encoding KamA family radical SAM protein produces the protein MRTPPPSLPEKDFRSHAPGFWKDKLVPQQDWNSSAWQLRNRVTTLAGLEEHLTLTDEERAGVLLSGNKLAMAITPHYFNLIDPEDPEDPIRRQVIPRIEETWEDPDEMADPCGEDSHMPVPGLVHRYPDRVLFLVTDRCASYCRYCTRSRVVSGVGEQELHTDYEAVFRYLEKHEEVRDVLLSGGDPLLFSDGKLEAILKRLRAIPHIEFLRIGSRVPIFLPQRITPELCQMLQKYHPLWLSIHTNHPRELTTEVKAGLEMLANHGVPLGNQSVLLRGVNDDADVMKSLVHKLLMCRVRPYYLYQCDLIQGSSHLRASVSTGIEIIEQLRGHTTGYGVPQFVIDAPGGGGKVPVNPDYVLLRDEQRTIVRNFEGRTFEYPEPAMVRV, from the coding sequence ATGCGCACGCCGCCCCCCTCGCTCCCCGAGAAGGACTTCCGATCTCACGCCCCGGGCTTTTGGAAAGACAAACTAGTTCCCCAACAAGACTGGAATTCCTCAGCTTGGCAACTCCGCAACCGTGTCACCACCCTAGCGGGTCTGGAAGAGCACCTCACTTTGACCGACGAAGAGCGGGCCGGAGTGCTGCTCAGCGGAAACAAGTTGGCCATGGCCATCACTCCGCATTACTTCAATCTCATTGATCCCGAGGATCCAGAGGACCCGATCCGTCGGCAAGTCATTCCCCGGATTGAAGAGACCTGGGAAGATCCGGATGAAATGGCTGACCCCTGCGGTGAGGACAGTCACATGCCCGTCCCTGGGCTGGTTCATCGTTATCCAGATCGCGTTCTTTTCCTGGTCACAGACCGCTGCGCCAGTTACTGCCGCTATTGTACACGCAGTCGCGTCGTCAGCGGCGTGGGTGAACAGGAACTGCACACGGATTACGAAGCCGTGTTCCGATATTTGGAAAAGCATGAAGAGGTTCGGGATGTCCTCCTCAGTGGTGGGGATCCGCTCCTCTTTAGTGATGGTAAACTTGAGGCCATCCTCAAGCGCCTTCGCGCTATTCCACACATTGAGTTCCTTCGCATCGGCAGCCGCGTCCCCATTTTCCTTCCGCAAAGGATCACGCCGGAGCTGTGCCAAATGCTCCAGAAGTATCATCCTTTGTGGCTGAGTATTCACACCAATCATCCGCGCGAACTCACGACTGAGGTCAAAGCGGGGCTGGAAATGCTGGCCAACCATGGTGTGCCGCTGGGCAATCAAAGTGTTTTGCTACGAGGCGTCAATGACGATGCGGACGTCATGAAATCCCTCGTTCATAAGCTGCTGATGTGCCGCGTCAGGCCTTACTACCTGTATCAGTGCGATCTTATCCAGGGCAGTTCGCACCTCCGTGCCAGCGTCAGCACCGGTATAGAGATCATTGAGCAGTTGCGTGGTCACACCACCGGCTACGGGGTCCCTCAATTTGTCATTGATGCTCCTGGTGGCGGTGGCAAGGTCCCCGTGAACCCGGATTATGTCCTGCTTCGCGACGAGCAACGCACCATTGTCCGCAATTTCGAGGGTCGCACCTTTGAGTATCCGGAACCTGCGATGGTAAGAGTGTAA
- a CDS encoding MbnP family protein — protein MSNAQAQVLDLEILPSWNQDTLETTSPRSQATQGTPIVERLDFLLSSLALERIDGTWIESENWSAFFSLEKGRLKTRADGIPTEEFKAIRFDVGIPAAQDRADPNLLPADHPLHPNVCGLHWGWQGGYVFMALEGRWMRPDGELGGFAFHLARTPNYVRVEIPVNFQGGGPLTLKLVLDAAHLLEGIDFTRDGTSTHSRDGDLIVPLLKRNIARAFSLHSVKYDLYQSAVKNSEAKSQELPAGTHPYPIAITSRFPRVQFPADNPLTQEGVALGEKLFNDPRLSINNSQSCASCHSRDAAFSDPRQYSIGAIGQVGKRHAMPLFNLAWDQSFFWDGRASTLREQVLMPIQDQHEMNETLERVVEKISDTSASFNNAFGTPEITSERIAKSLEQYLLTLVSQESRFDRAARKVAQMTEEEKRGLQLFVTEFDPARGLRGADCFHCHGGTLFTDHQFKNNGLELTPADLGRMIVTGNPADKGKFKTPSLRNIAVTAPYMHDGRFTTLEEVVEHYSSGVKRSDTLDPNLAKHPDAGLQLTTEEKSALVAFLKTLTDEAFIADPAKTKLAQRP, from the coding sequence TTGAGCAATGCCCAGGCTCAGGTGCTGGATCTTGAGATCCTCCCATCCTGGAATCAGGATACTTTGGAGACTACCTCGCCTCGTTCCCAAGCCACTCAGGGGACACCTATCGTTGAGCGTCTGGACTTTCTTCTTTCTTCACTCGCTCTTGAACGTATAGACGGCACCTGGATCGAGTCCGAGAACTGGTCAGCGTTCTTCAGCCTAGAAAAAGGTCGGCTAAAAACCCGCGCAGACGGCATACCGACGGAAGAATTCAAAGCGATTCGCTTTGATGTGGGTATCCCCGCCGCCCAAGACCGGGCAGATCCCAACCTCCTGCCCGCGGATCACCCCCTGCATCCCAACGTTTGTGGCCTCCACTGGGGCTGGCAAGGTGGGTATGTCTTCATGGCTTTGGAAGGCCGATGGATGAGACCGGATGGTGAACTCGGCGGTTTTGCTTTTCACCTCGCCCGGACACCCAATTATGTACGAGTGGAGATCCCGGTGAATTTTCAAGGTGGCGGTCCTCTAACTTTGAAGCTCGTCCTAGATGCCGCCCACCTGTTGGAGGGCATCGATTTCACCCGCGATGGAACATCCACTCACTCCCGTGACGGAGACCTGATTGTCCCCCTTCTGAAAAGAAACATCGCCCGCGCCTTCAGCCTTCACTCAGTCAAATATGACCTTTACCAGTCTGCGGTAAAAAATAGCGAAGCTAAGTCTCAGGAACTGCCAGCGGGTACGCACCCTTACCCGATAGCCATCACCAGCCGTTTTCCACGGGTGCAGTTCCCGGCTGATAACCCGCTGACTCAGGAAGGCGTGGCACTGGGGGAGAAACTTTTTAACGATCCACGCCTCTCCATCAATAACAGTCAGTCGTGTGCCAGTTGCCACAGCCGGGATGCGGCTTTTAGCGATCCACGCCAATACAGCATCGGTGCCATAGGCCAGGTGGGAAAACGCCACGCCATGCCGCTGTTTAATCTGGCCTGGGACCAGTCCTTTTTTTGGGATGGCCGCGCCAGCACTCTGCGTGAGCAAGTTCTGATGCCGATTCAGGACCAGCACGAAATGAACGAAACGCTGGAACGCGTGGTAGAAAAAATTTCCGATACATCAGCCAGCTTTAACAACGCTTTCGGCACACCTGAAATCACCTCTGAACGCATCGCCAAATCCCTGGAGCAATATTTGTTAACTCTCGTCTCGCAGGAATCCCGCTTTGACCGTGCCGCACGCAAAGTGGCGCAGATGACGGAAGAAGAGAAACGCGGACTCCAACTTTTCGTCACTGAGTTTGACCCCGCCCGTGGACTGCGCGGTGCTGACTGCTTCCATTGTCACGGAGGCACCCTTTTTACAGATCATCAGTTCAAGAACAATGGTCTTGAACTCACCCCGGCAGATCTGGGGCGCATGATAGTAACAGGCAATCCGGCGGACAAGGGCAAGTTCAAGACCCCCAGCCTACGCAACATCGCGGTCACTGCTCCTTACATGCATGATGGTCGTTTCACCACGCTGGAGGAAGTCGTGGAGCATTACAGCAGTGGCGTGAAGCGCAGTGATACTCTGGACCCTAATCTGGCCAAGCATCCCGATGCCGGTCTGCAACTGACCACCGAGGAAAAATCCGCCCTCGTCGCCTTTCTAAAAACGCTCACTGATGAGGCATTCATCGCCGACCCAGCCAAGACCAAGCTCGCTCAACGCCCATGA
- a CDS encoding ABC transporter permease, translating to MIAACVHLAWRYVDRHLGQTLLLAAALGLVLALPLSIRVIVRAAETAMRARADSTPQVIGGRGSALDLLLSALYFKRQPLPALTVKTLDEVRSSKLGTAIPLYTRFHSQEAPIVGTSLDYFPFRKLSLKEGRMFGRLGDCVIGAGLANKRGLGIGDHIFSSQEQVFDLAGIYPLKMRITGILAASGTSDDEAVFADLKTTWLIEGLAHGHDDLVSDDAILKKEDGNVIGNASVRMFNQVTDKNLSGFHFHGDTHAYPLSSILINPTDAKAEAILAGRYQKSDHPAQIIRPLDEFQALMGTLFQVESLAHVILALLALAAGSVAVLVFALTFRLRKREFATLDDLGISRNALVLTKGMEVILVTIMALFFAMILTSIVWLNADKGVSLMLRL from the coding sequence ATGATCGCGGCCTGCGTTCACCTCGCCTGGCGTTACGTTGACAGGCATCTGGGGCAGACACTGCTGCTTGCCGCCGCATTGGGCCTTGTTCTGGCACTGCCGCTTTCCATTCGTGTCATCGTCCGCGCGGCAGAGACTGCGATGCGTGCCCGTGCGGATTCGACGCCTCAGGTCATCGGCGGGCGTGGCAGTGCCCTGGATCTCCTGCTGAGCGCGCTTTATTTTAAGCGCCAGCCGCTGCCTGCGCTTACGGTCAAAACTCTTGATGAAGTCCGTTCCTCCAAACTCGGGACTGCCATCCCGCTTTACACCCGGTTTCATTCTCAGGAGGCCCCCATCGTCGGCACCAGCCTTGACTATTTTCCCTTTCGGAAACTGTCTCTCAAAGAAGGCCGGATGTTTGGCCGGTTGGGGGACTGCGTCATCGGTGCGGGGCTGGCCAATAAGCGTGGCTTAGGCATAGGCGATCACATTTTTTCATCCCAGGAGCAGGTGTTTGATCTCGCTGGCATATATCCTCTGAAGATGCGCATCACTGGTATCTTGGCTGCCAGTGGTACTTCCGACGATGAGGCGGTGTTTGCCGATCTCAAGACCACCTGGCTCATAGAGGGCCTCGCCCACGGACACGATGATCTCGTCAGCGATGATGCCATTCTGAAAAAGGAAGATGGTAACGTAATTGGCAATGCCAGCGTGCGCATGTTCAACCAGGTCACCGATAAAAACCTCAGCGGTTTCCATTTTCACGGAGATACCCATGCCTATCCACTGAGCTCCATTTTAATCAATCCCACCGACGCCAAGGCAGAGGCCATCCTTGCAGGGCGTTATCAAAAAAGTGATCATCCCGCCCAGATCATCCGTCCGCTGGACGAATTTCAGGCTCTCATGGGAACCCTTTTTCAGGTCGAATCTCTCGCGCATGTCATTCTCGCCCTCCTCGCTTTGGCGGCGGGCAGTGTGGCTGTTTTGGTGTTTGCACTGACATTTCGTTTAAGAAAACGCGAGTTTGCGACACTGGATGACCTGGGTATTTCCCGAAACGCCCTCGTTTTGACCAAAGGCATGGAGGTTATTTTAGTGACCATCATGGCCCTATTTTTCGCCATGATTTTGACCTCCATCGTCTGGCTGAATGCGGATAAAGGCGTATCCTTGATGCTGCGATTATAG
- the rpsT gene encoding 30S ribosomal protein S20, with protein sequence MANIRSSEKDIRKTIKRTAANQSVKSRIRTLRKKVLSAIEKGDAATASSMLNEFSSATDKAAKTKVLHKNTSSRLKSRLALKVGALTKPA encoded by the coding sequence ATGGCCAACATTCGTTCTTCAGAAAAAGACATCCGCAAGACCATCAAGCGTACCGCGGCAAATCAATCCGTGAAGAGCCGTATTCGTACGCTGCGCAAGAAAGTCCTTAGTGCCATCGAAAAAGGTGACGCTGCTACGGCCAGCTCCATGCTCAACGAGTTCTCTTCCGCCACTGACAAGGCAGCCAAGACCAAGGTGCTTCACAAAAACACCTCCTCCCGCCTCAAAAGCCGCTTGGCCCTCAAGGTCGGTGCTCTGACCAAGCCAGCCTAA
- the treS gene encoding maltose alpha-D-glucosyltransferase — MSNDLWYKDAVIYQLHVRSFQDSNGDGIGDFRGLIQRLDHFTELGVTALWLLPFYVSPLRDDGYDIQDYYAVNPSYGTVADFREFLEQAHARGLKVITELVLNHTSDQNAWFQRARHALPGSVERDYYVWSDTPELYQEARIIFKDFEPSNWTWDPVAKAYFWHRFYSHQPDLNFDNPKVHEELLRVVDFWLSMGVDGVRLDAVPYLYEREGTNGENLPETHAFLKKLRKHVDEHFDNRMLLAEANMWPEDSAAYFGDGDECHMNFHFPLMPRLFMTIQMEDRYPLVDILQQTPAIPSNCQWGIFLRNHDELTLEMVTDEERDYMYRVYAEDTRARINLGIRRRLAPLLGNDRKKIELINSLLLSMPGTPIIYYGDEIGMGDNFYLGDRNGVRTPMQWNSDRNAGFSTGHVHQLFLPVITDAEYHYTTVNVDVQRASASSLMSWMRRMLQTRRQSKALSSGDFEFLHPENARIIAFVRRYEDETVLVLANLSRYTQYVELDLSAFGGLTPVEMFGRSRMPDLKQGHTSFTVGPHGFLWYSLQRSGDGHSVVQWDPPVLPCAPAWGRVLQQSLESRVLPAYLQQCRWFGGKGRTLREVKMLQSVIYPETQVHLFLLETSFLEGLPEHYLLPLVWLEGQPAAQALLDAPLKCIARTGESHVLFDALHHPEFQTALFHNMTDGKVSLHPPFAAKLEPTAELSPDEVKKASANIRVLTGEQSNTSISYGDIWLLKFFRKFEAGIQPEVEMTRHLTQHEFNVPALISTLSLSTARRDGEGVIAMLAGYTHHQGDGWTYTLDALARYFDRVLDARLITPDTPVEQMVGAIYPERAAQLGRITADMHAALSRRTDDADFKELPFSVYYSRSLYQGMRANVSRVFRELRRQLPGLPDVVRQRAESVLARKDDVLKVYEKLLHVTVRSSLIRIHGDFHLGQVLNTGHDFVVIDFEGEPRLSLSERRLRRPALRDVAGMVRSFDYAASAALEKASPEDREWLLPWARDWTQIVTQAYLDAYFKSASGSAFVPDDLGTLQLLLDLHVLDKAIYEIGYELSYRPHLLPIPLEAVEKILAPYQQG, encoded by the coding sequence ATGAGCAACGACTTATGGTACAAAGACGCAGTGATTTATCAACTGCATGTGCGCTCCTTTCAGGACAGCAATGGAGACGGGATTGGCGACTTTCGCGGTCTCATCCAAAGGCTGGATCATTTCACTGAGCTGGGTGTGACTGCCCTTTGGCTGCTGCCCTTTTATGTGTCTCCGCTTCGTGATGACGGTTACGACATTCAGGATTACTATGCAGTGAATCCAAGTTATGGAACCGTGGCTGATTTCCGCGAGTTCCTGGAGCAGGCTCATGCTCGTGGGTTGAAGGTGATCACAGAACTGGTCTTAAATCACACCAGTGACCAGAATGCCTGGTTCCAGCGCGCCCGCCATGCACTGCCAGGCTCTGTAGAGCGTGATTATTATGTCTGGAGTGACACTCCGGAGCTCTATCAGGAAGCACGCATTATTTTCAAGGATTTCGAACCGTCCAACTGGACTTGGGATCCGGTCGCTAAAGCCTATTTCTGGCACCGTTTTTATTCCCACCAGCCGGACTTGAACTTCGATAATCCAAAGGTGCATGAAGAACTGCTGCGCGTTGTGGACTTCTGGCTCAGCATGGGGGTGGATGGCGTGCGCCTGGATGCCGTGCCTTACCTCTATGAACGCGAGGGCACCAATGGCGAAAACCTGCCGGAAACGCATGCGTTTTTGAAAAAGTTGCGCAAGCACGTGGATGAGCATTTTGATAACCGCATGCTGCTGGCAGAGGCCAACATGTGGCCGGAGGATTCCGCCGCTTACTTTGGGGATGGGGATGAATGTCATATGAACTTTCACTTCCCGCTGATGCCGCGGCTGTTCATGACCATCCAGATGGAGGACCGTTACCCGCTGGTGGACATCCTTCAGCAGACACCTGCCATTCCCTCCAATTGCCAATGGGGCATCTTCCTGCGCAACCATGATGAACTGACGCTGGAAATGGTCACGGATGAAGAGCGGGATTATATGTATCGAGTGTATGCCGAGGACACACGTGCGCGGATCAATTTGGGCATCCGTCGGCGGCTCGCACCACTCCTGGGCAATGACCGTAAAAAGATAGAGCTGATCAATTCGCTCCTGCTTTCCATGCCTGGAACGCCCATCATTTATTATGGGGATGAAATCGGCATGGGGGATAACTTTTATCTGGGTGACCGCAATGGCGTGCGCACTCCGATGCAGTGGAACTCTGATCGCAATGCTGGCTTTTCCACAGGCCATGTGCATCAGCTCTTCCTTCCCGTCATCACGGATGCGGAATACCATTACACTACCGTCAATGTGGACGTCCAGCGGGCCAGCGCCTCATCACTGATGAGCTGGATGCGGCGCATGTTGCAGACACGTCGGCAGTCCAAGGCTCTGTCTTCGGGGGACTTTGAATTTCTGCATCCAGAGAATGCTCGCATCATTGCATTTGTCCGCCGGTATGAAGATGAGACCGTGCTCGTGCTGGCGAATCTTTCCCGTTATACTCAATACGTTGAACTGGATCTCAGCGCCTTCGGTGGATTGACGCCGGTGGAAATGTTTGGGCGTAGCAGAATGCCAGATCTGAAACAAGGGCATACCTCTTTCACGGTCGGACCTCATGGCTTTCTGTGGTATTCACTGCAGCGTTCTGGAGATGGTCATAGCGTCGTGCAATGGGATCCCCCTGTACTTCCATGTGCACCAGCGTGGGGCCGGGTTTTACAACAATCGCTCGAAAGCCGGGTCCTGCCTGCCTATCTTCAGCAGTGCCGTTGGTTCGGGGGCAAAGGCCGCACTCTTCGTGAAGTGAAGATGCTTCAATCGGTAATTTATCCGGAGACCCAGGTTCATCTATTCCTGCTTGAAACTTCCTTTTTGGAAGGTCTGCCGGAGCATTATTTGTTACCGCTCGTCTGGCTGGAGGGTCAGCCTGCCGCCCAGGCCCTCCTGGATGCGCCACTGAAATGCATCGCCCGTACCGGGGAATCTCATGTTCTCTTTGATGCCCTGCATCATCCAGAATTTCAAACGGCCCTCTTTCATAATATGACGGATGGCAAGGTATCTCTTCATCCTCCTTTTGCCGCCAAGCTCGAGCCAACGGCTGAACTGTCGCCTGATGAAGTAAAAAAAGCATCTGCAAACATTCGTGTCCTCACGGGAGAGCAATCCAATACTTCCATCAGCTATGGAGACATCTGGCTGCTGAAGTTTTTCCGCAAATTTGAAGCAGGCATTCAGCCGGAGGTGGAGATGACCCGCCATCTGACTCAGCATGAATTCAATGTGCCTGCACTGATATCTACCTTGTCTCTATCCACCGCCAGACGCGATGGGGAAGGGGTGATCGCCATGCTTGCCGGTTATACGCATCATCAGGGAGATGGCTGGACCTACACCTTGGATGCTCTGGCCCGCTACTTTGACCGCGTGTTGGATGCGCGCCTCATCACTCCTGATACTCCGGTGGAGCAGATGGTGGGGGCTATTTATCCAGAACGCGCTGCCCAGCTTGGGCGCATCACAGCGGACATGCATGCAGCCCTGTCGCGCCGGACGGATGATGCCGATTTTAAAGAGCTGCCTTTCAGCGTTTACTACAGCCGTTCATTGTATCAGGGCATGCGCGCCAATGTCTCGCGTGTATTTCGTGAACTCAGGCGCCAGTTGCCTGGACTGCCAGACGTTGTGAGACAACGGGCAGAATCCGTTCTCGCTCGTAAAGACGATGTGCTCAAAGTGTATGAAAAGTTGCTGCATGTCACTGTCAGGTCCAGCCTCATCCGCATTCATGGTGATTTCCATCTTGGGCAGGTTTTGAATACAGGACACGACTTTGTGGTCATCGATTTCGAAGGTGAGCCACGCTTGTCTTTAAGTGAGCGCCGACTCCGACGCCCTGCCTTGCGGGATGTGGCCGGCATGGTGCGCTCTTTCGATTACGCTGCTTCTGCCGCTTTGGAAAAAGCCAGTCCAGAGGACCGGGAGTGGCTGTTACCCTGGGCACGGGACTGGACTCAGATCGTGACC
- a CDS encoding DUF2238 domain-containing protein, translating to MRDSPSPRLLPVFLFNGAYMIASVATSMVQGNTEFIFYIVVMLVLIGVMCLVHKKVGLTTPLLWALSVWGMLHMAGGLVPVPAGWPYNGEHAVLYSLWLIPEKLKYDQLVHAYGFGVTTWLCWHALSSSLLRVAGFRLRPTLGMLTLCAAAGVGFGALNEVIEFIAVLSMPKTNVGGYMNTGWDLVANLIGATVAALIIRFSVKD from the coding sequence ATGAGAGACTCCCCTTCCCCGCGCCTGCTGCCGGTCTTCCTTTTTAATGGTGCTTACATGATTGCCTCCGTCGCCACTTCAATGGTGCAGGGAAACACGGAATTCATTTTTTACATTGTGGTGATGCTCGTGCTCATCGGCGTGATGTGCCTGGTGCACAAGAAGGTTGGCCTAACAACACCTTTGTTGTGGGCACTTTCCGTTTGGGGCATGCTGCACATGGCCGGTGGGTTGGTCCCGGTGCCGGCGGGATGGCCTTACAACGGAGAACACGCGGTGCTCTACAGTTTGTGGCTGATACCTGAAAAGCTGAAGTATGACCAACTCGTTCACGCCTACGGCTTTGGTGTGACCACCTGGCTGTGCTGGCACGCACTAAGCTCTTCCTTGCTGCGCGTTGCAGGCTTTCGGCTGAGGCCGACCCTGGGCATGCTCACCCTATGCGCTGCCGCAGGTGTCGGCTTCGGAGCACTGAATGAAGTCATCGAATTCATCGCCGTATTAAGCATGCCGAAAACAAACGTCGGCGGTTACATGAATACCGGCTGGGATTTGGTGGCTAACTTGATCGGGGCGACCGTGGCAGCCCTGATCATTCGTTTCAGCGTCAAGGACTAG